From Solibacillus isronensis, the proteins below share one genomic window:
- a CDS encoding DUF402 domain-containing protein → MKRKYGDRSEWKRITKRKYAQSYLDTKEFKGYITLLHTIEVTKPLSVMYGENDICICDDGYMWLQQFPIDKKHSVTTMFDNKGNIVQWYIDICLKNGLDRNIPWLDDLFLDFILLPSGEVILKDADELEEAYLNGIIEESLYNLAWEEANNITELINNKSFELIKLSNIHKEILVNKLK, encoded by the coding sequence ATGAAGAGAAAATATGGGGATCGTTCAGAATGGAAAAGAATCACAAAGAGAAAATACGCGCAATCTTATCTTGATACAAAGGAATTTAAGGGGTATATCACTTTACTACATACTATTGAAGTAACTAAACCATTATCAGTCATGTATGGAGAAAATGATATATGTATTTGTGATGATGGTTATATGTGGCTTCAACAATTTCCCATAGACAAAAAGCATTCAGTAACAACCATGTTTGATAATAAGGGGAATATCGTGCAGTGGTATATAGATATTTGCTTAAAGAATGGATTAGATAGAAATATTCCTTGGCTTGATGATTTATTTTTGGATTTTATTTTGTTACCTTCTGGAGAAGTAATTCTAAAAGATGCTGACGAACTAGAGGAGGCTTATTTAAATGGGATTATTGAAGAATCCCTTTACAATTTAGCTTGGGAAGAAGCTAACAATATTACTGAGTTAATAAATAATAAAAGCTTTGAATTGATAAAATTATCTAATATCCACAAGGAAATCTTAGTAAATAAATTAAAATAG
- a CDS encoding zinc-dependent alcohol dehydrogenase, protein MKAVTYQGVKNVEVKEVKDPKIKKADDIIVRLTTTAICGSDLHLIHGMIPNLGQDYVIGHEPMGIVEEVGKDVTKVKKGDRVIIPFNIACGQCWYCNHELESQCDNSNDNGEMGAYFGYSDTTGGFPGGQAEYMRVPYGNFLPFKIPEKSEVPDESLVLLADAASTAFWSVENAGVKKGDTVVILGCGPVGLLAQKFAWLKGAERVIAVDYIAYRLKHAKKTNNVEIVNFEDHQNCGEYLKEITKGGADVVIDCVGMSGKMTPLEFLASGVKLQSGAMGAIVTASQAVRKGGTIQITGVYGGRYNAFPLGDIFQRNVAIRTGQAPVVHLMPHVYNLIADGKVNAGDIITHVLPLEKAKHGYEIFDTKQEDCIKVVLKP, encoded by the coding sequence ATGAAAGCTGTTACTTATCAAGGTGTTAAAAATGTTGAGGTCAAGGAAGTAAAAGACCCTAAAATAAAAAAAGCCGATGATATTATTGTCCGCCTAACAACAACAGCCATTTGTGGGTCAGACTTGCATTTGATCCATGGAATGATTCCAAATCTTGGACAAGATTACGTTATTGGCCATGAACCGATGGGAATTGTAGAAGAAGTCGGCAAGGATGTGACGAAGGTAAAAAAGGGTGACCGGGTTATCATTCCTTTTAATATTGCCTGTGGTCAATGCTGGTACTGTAATCACGAGCTGGAAAGTCAATGTGATAATTCCAATGACAATGGTGAAATGGGTGCCTACTTTGGCTATTCAGACACTACAGGCGGTTTTCCAGGAGGACAGGCAGAGTATATGCGTGTTCCCTATGGCAATTTTCTCCCTTTTAAAATTCCGGAGAAATCTGAAGTTCCTGATGAAAGTCTTGTTCTCCTTGCCGATGCTGCCTCTACTGCTTTTTGGAGTGTAGAGAATGCCGGTGTGAAAAAAGGAGATACGGTTGTTATTCTTGGCTGCGGACCTGTTGGGCTATTGGCACAAAAATTTGCTTGGTTGAAAGGTGCAGAAAGAGTAATCGCAGTTGACTACATCGCGTATCGTCTTAAACATGCAAAAAAGACAAATAACGTCGAAATCGTTAATTTTGAAGATCATCAAAATTGTGGTGAATATTTAAAGGAAATTACAAAGGGCGGTGCCGATGTTGTCATTGATTGTGTCGGGATGAGCGGAAAAATGACGCCTCTAGAATTCCTTGCAAGTGGCGTAAAACTGCAAAGTGGTGCTATGGGAGCGATTGTGACCGCCAGTCAAGCAGTACGTAAAGGAGGAACGATCCAAATTACCGGTGTTTATGGTGGGAGATATAATGCCTTCCCACTCGGTGATATATTCCAACGCAATGTAGCGATACGTACTGGACAAGCACCAGTTGTACACCTGATGCCTCATGTCTATAACTTAATCGCTGATGGTAAAGTGAATGCAGGTGATATCATCACACATGTCCTTCCTCTTGAAAAAGCAAAACATGGCTATGAAATATTCGATACAAAACAAGAAGATTGCATTAAAGTGGTTTTAAAACCTTAA
- a CDS encoding spore coat protein gives MQDYLDPINSVGMPELTDSGVALEFLLTTKTGIRNLSIALTETASPALQKIMRTQLNVMIDLYFEISELMMKKEWLKPFNLEGQKELDIKSAENAISIAQLELFPKSMNRKGMFPTPPKN, from the coding sequence ATGCAAGACTATTTAGATCCTATAAATTCAGTTGGAATGCCTGAACTAACGGATTCGGGAGTTGCGCTTGAGTTTTTACTTACTACCAAAACGGGTATTCGAAACCTTTCAATCGCCTTAACCGAAACAGCTTCCCCTGCACTCCAAAAAATTATGAGAACGCAACTGAACGTCATGATTGATCTATATTTTGAGATTTCTGAACTCATGATGAAAAAAGAATGGCTGAAGCCCTTTAATCTTGAAGGTCAAAAAGAACTGGATATTAAATCTGCAGAAAATGCGATTAGTATTGCACAGTTGGAATTATTCCCTAAGAGCATGAACCGCAAAGGAATGTTCCCTACCCCACCAAAAAATTAA
- a CDS encoding spore coat protein produces MLEKKLAVHETMEFHEVINFMTTSLLKSKLSQGVVFDDDLRDLLDKNVKLSTPALTAMVKLYSKSELEY; encoded by the coding sequence GTGTTAGAGAAAAAATTAGCAGTTCATGAAACAATGGAATTTCATGAAGTTATAAACTTTATGACAACTAGTTTACTTAAATCGAAGCTGAGTCAAGGGGTTGTCTTTGATGATGATTTAAGAGACTTATTAGACAAAAATGTTAAACTTTCTACCCCTGCACTCACTGCCATGGTTAAGCTTTACTCTAAATCAGAATTAGAATATTAG
- a CDS encoding spore germination protein, with the protein MNYSKNQQGNSPTESTDKSSNNIDTSLFVNVEIIKKRTGNSSDIVIRPVKLGKFPKVKTKIIYVKGLVDNQTINDFLIEAMIDHPASQEQNPQQEVIDMIAEDVVAVGGIKKSRDWDELFTELMSGNTIIFIEGNNAALSVSTQGGERRAIQESTTNGSIRGSKEAFNESIETNIALVRRIINTPDLWIESMKIGKMTKTDVSIMYINGIAKVEIIEEVRKRLKRIEIDGVLESGFIEQLIEDQTNTTFPTIHHTERPDGVAGNLLEGRIAIFVNGTPFVLMVPALFIDFFQSVEDYYERFDISSAIRLLRTIIFFISLVGPAVYIAATTFHQEMSLIRIKGLSFNIVA; encoded by the coding sequence ATGAATTATAGTAAAAATCAGCAAGGAAATAGCCCTACTGAATCTACTGATAAATCGTCGAATAACATCGATACCTCATTGTTCGTAAATGTAGAAATCATTAAAAAAAGAACAGGAAATAGTTCGGATATTGTAATCAGACCGGTTAAACTTGGGAAATTCCCTAAGGTTAAAACGAAAATTATTTATGTTAAAGGGCTGGTAGATAATCAAACTATTAACGACTTTTTAATAGAAGCGATGATTGATCATCCTGCATCCCAAGAACAGAATCCGCAACAGGAAGTAATCGATATGATTGCCGAAGATGTTGTAGCTGTCGGTGGAATAAAAAAATCAAGGGACTGGGACGAACTATTCACAGAATTAATGTCAGGAAATACGATTATATTTATCGAGGGCAACAACGCAGCACTAAGTGTCAGTACTCAAGGTGGGGAAAGACGTGCCATTCAAGAGTCGACTACCAATGGATCGATTCGTGGCTCGAAAGAAGCATTTAATGAATCAATTGAGACTAATATTGCTCTGGTACGTCGGATTATCAATACGCCAGATTTGTGGATTGAATCCATGAAGATTGGCAAAATGACGAAAACAGATGTTTCCATCATGTATATAAATGGCATAGCAAAGGTTGAAATCATCGAAGAAGTACGTAAACGTTTAAAAAGAATTGAAATCGATGGCGTCTTGGAATCCGGTTTTATAGAACAGCTGATTGAAGATCAGACAAATACTACTTTCCCTACTATACATCATACAGAGAGACCCGATGGAGTGGCAGGTAATCTTCTTGAAGGAAGGATTGCTATATTCGTAAACGGGACTCCTTTTGTGCTGATGGTTCCAGCCTTGTTTATTGACTTTTTTCAATCGGTTGAGGATTACTATGAACGTTTTGACATCTCATCAGCCATTCGTTTATTACGTACGATTATCTTCTTTATATCCCTTGTTGGGCCTGCAGTCTACATCGCTGCGACAACCTTTCACCAGGAGATGAGTTTAATAAGAATTAAAGGATTATCGTTCAATATTGTTGCATAA
- a CDS encoding cupin domain-containing protein — protein MEFYKISKESGKKISHFNSNFIMTRVIQTDEKTNIGWMHLEEGGVIGYHQAVVPQLLLVIAGEGYVRNDKEKYFMVQSGDGVFWRKDEWHETKSDKGLTAIVIESVELNPSLFMPLKK, from the coding sequence ATGGAGTTTTATAAAATTAGTAAAGAAAGTGGTAAGAAGATTTCTCATTTTAATTCAAATTTTATAATGACCCGAGTTATTCAAACAGATGAAAAAACCAATATTGGATGGATGCACTTAGAGGAAGGTGGCGTTATAGGATATCATCAAGCAGTAGTACCCCAACTTTTATTAGTAATAGCAGGAGAAGGGTATGTACGTAACGATAAAGAAAAGTATTTTATGGTCCAATCTGGAGATGGGGTGTTTTGGAGAAAAGATGAATGGCATGAAACTAAATCAGATAAAGGTTTAACTGCTATTGTAATTGAAAGTGTTGAGCTAAATCCTTCCTTATTTATGCCCTTAAAGAAATAA
- a CDS encoding DinB family protein: MINFFKYNWQVRNEWFDWCNQLSNDELKKERTGGVGSILYTLFHIIDVEFSWLRGIQGKEDIIVEFADYDTPEKVKALSDKLRNEIAEFLSKDIDEFKNKVVYVPWDEDKYTVEEILHHIIAHEIHHIGQLSIWSRELELTPVPADFIGRRFNPII, encoded by the coding sequence TTGATAAACTTTTTTAAATATAACTGGCAGGTAAGAAACGAATGGTTTGATTGGTGTAACCAGCTATCGAATGATGAATTGAAAAAAGAAAGAACTGGTGGAGTAGGGAGTATATTATATACTCTTTTTCACATTATTGATGTTGAATTCAGTTGGCTTCGTGGTATTCAAGGCAAAGAAGACATAATAGTTGAATTTGCTGATTATGATACGCCTGAAAAGGTTAAAGCTCTTTCTGATAAATTGCGAAATGAAATAGCAGAATTTCTAAGTAAAGATATAGATGAATTTAAAAATAAAGTTGTATATGTACCATGGGATGAAGATAAATATACCGTTGAGGAAATATTACACCATATAATTGCCCATGAAATTCATCACATTGGACAACTCTCTATTTGGTCAAGAGAATTAGAACTCACCCCCGTACCTGCTGACTTTATTGGCAGAAGGTTTAATCCTATTATTTGA
- a CDS encoding vWA domain-containing protein gives MGLNDFTIKKARALPVFILVDASGSMEGEKIEQVNVALQEMLVLLKGVRGARGQIKLCIIEVAQTAQVVQPLTNIEEVTPLQFKARGKTPLGEALQLVSGLMTDETMIQPRDFAPILIVMSDGIPTDITREMHENRPITQQAYEQWAPIQELNHLFEGTKILKLALGIGDEADFNALRAIVNNPQVPIVRAKNIVTIEKFFKFVTRTVTQKSLAANPNLYSFEDVPFDEIFTEDELL, from the coding sequence GTGGGATTAAACGATTTTACGATAAAAAAAGCGAGAGCATTACCGGTTTTTATACTTGTTGATGCAAGTGGCAGCATGGAAGGTGAAAAAATCGAGCAGGTCAATGTCGCCCTGCAGGAAATGCTTGTTTTACTAAAAGGCGTACGTGGCGCACGCGGGCAAATTAAGCTGTGCATTATTGAAGTTGCACAAACTGCACAAGTCGTCCAGCCATTAACAAATATTGAAGAGGTAACGCCACTGCAATTTAAAGCGCGTGGAAAAACGCCGCTTGGAGAAGCATTGCAGCTCGTATCGGGTTTAATGACAGACGAGACAATGATCCAGCCGCGTGACTTTGCGCCGATTTTAATTGTGATGAGTGACGGCATTCCAACGGATATTACGAGAGAGATGCATGAAAATCGTCCAATTACGCAGCAGGCTTACGAACAATGGGCACCGATTCAGGAACTGAATCATTTATTTGAAGGGACAAAAATTTTAAAGCTTGCGCTAGGGATTGGTGATGAAGCGGATTTCAATGCATTGCGTGCAATCGTGAACAATCCTCAAGTGCCAATCGTCCGTGCAAAAAATATTGTGACAATTGAGAAGTTTTTCAAGTTTGTTACACGTACAGTAACGCAAAAATCATTAGCGGCTAATCCGAATTTATACAGCTTTGAGGATGTACCATTTGATGAAATATTTACTGAGGACGAGCTTCTATGA
- a CDS encoding protein phosphatase 2C domain-containing protein, producing MIDYGLHQIELLKLKLTFFWGSETGDAHKHEGKHNEDAIFFTYSQHYFAMAIADGLGSCSKSAAGAQYAVTAFCHYIDELFANGVINIERSHIWTFVQMWRHQFQSAMKDHDTTLQWVIFTNDYYFVGSIGDGIVCSKGQTFYLFPQAKQPFSNVTVSLTGCTEWSIQLSKRISEPMLLLTATDGIANDLQQEALPQLLQYMEQQIVLDTVAFQQELQSWVKNWETAKHTDDRTIGILHIKGRE from the coding sequence ATGATTGACTACGGCCTACACCAGATCGAATTACTAAAGCTCAAACTAACTTTCTTTTGGGGCTCCGAAACTGGCGATGCGCATAAACATGAAGGTAAGCACAATGAAGACGCAATTTTTTTTACGTATTCACAGCATTATTTTGCTATGGCAATCGCTGATGGACTAGGGTCATGTTCAAAAAGCGCAGCAGGAGCACAATATGCTGTTACAGCCTTTTGCCATTATATCGATGAACTATTTGCTAATGGTGTTATCAATATAGAGCGAAGCCACATATGGACGTTTGTACAAATGTGGCGACATCAGTTTCAGAGCGCCATGAAAGATCATGATACAACATTACAATGGGTCATTTTTACAAATGATTACTATTTTGTCGGCAGCATTGGTGATGGAATAGTTTGTTCGAAAGGGCAAACTTTTTATCTATTTCCACAAGCAAAACAGCCGTTTAGCAATGTAACCGTTAGTTTAACAGGCTGTACAGAATGGTCTATACAGCTATCTAAAAGAATTAGCGAGCCAATGCTGCTGCTTACTGCAACTGATGGCATTGCCAACGATTTACAGCAGGAGGCTTTACCGCAGCTGCTACAATATATGGAGCAGCAAATCGTGCTTGATACCGTAGCGTTCCAACAAGAGTTACAAAGCTGGGTAAAAAATTGGGAAACCGCCAAACATACTGATGACCGAACAATTGGCATTTTACATATAAAAGGTAGGGAATAG
- a CDS encoding serine/threonine protein kinase, whose protein sequence is MTNKQVTDQFGNQYLLKECIGEGAEGAVYRTDVEGKLVKLVKIEATHKESWTEHKKWLVRKNIPSSVQIILPLAVLTGDDLGYVMNEVENHVPLVEWIQKPEDEALSDWYNVKTGGVKKRVEIAANLAKSIRNLHTVGLAFSDLSPMNILVSPTSKSIWIIDPDNITSPGMFNQKVLGTPRYIAPELFHESRSISSLTDTYAYGVLMFEMFRLGHPYIGDDLADASPEEEEQAFKGLYPYIEHPTDDSNRSTVHLPANLILTPAINQLFERLFVEGQENFLKRPTLLEMYREFNLTQDCVNHCSCGASYILQTNCCPWCDTPAQQLTFLNCVKESIVKDAILENGRLTKSKEVAHQILLPLNIWKPVYQHHFNPNVAQEDNIALGTIRLEVDKVVFINRHSDQKPYLVVDRMTKQRKKIEFNDGVVLNAGQTILIQSMTEKLNNYIPELESVKLFNYVELSVEVKK, encoded by the coding sequence ATGACGAACAAGCAAGTGACCGACCAGTTCGGCAATCAATACTTATTAAAGGAATGTATAGGTGAAGGAGCAGAGGGTGCTGTCTACCGAACGGATGTCGAAGGGAAATTAGTGAAGTTAGTTAAAATTGAGGCGACGCATAAGGAAAGCTGGACCGAACATAAAAAATGGCTCGTGCGCAAAAATATTCCGTCAAGTGTCCAAATCATTTTACCGCTAGCCGTTCTTACTGGAGATGATTTAGGTTATGTAATGAATGAGGTCGAAAACCATGTACCACTCGTTGAATGGATTCAAAAACCTGAAGATGAAGCGTTAAGTGACTGGTATAACGTGAAAACGGGTGGTGTCAAAAAACGAGTTGAAATCGCAGCGAATTTAGCAAAAAGTATTCGCAATTTACATACGGTCGGGTTAGCGTTTAGCGATTTATCACCTATGAATATATTAGTGTCACCGACAAGTAAGTCGATTTGGATAATCGACCCGGATAATATTACGTCACCGGGGATGTTTAATCAAAAAGTTTTAGGCACGCCAAGATATATCGCGCCTGAATTATTCCATGAGTCGCGTTCGATTAGTTCTTTAACGGATACATATGCATATGGAGTATTAATGTTTGAAATGTTCCGTTTAGGTCATCCGTATATTGGTGACGATTTAGCGGACGCGTCACCGGAGGAAGAGGAGCAAGCGTTTAAAGGTTTGTACCCGTACATTGAGCATCCAACCGATGATTCGAATCGAAGTACGGTGCATTTACCAGCAAATTTAATTTTAACACCTGCCATCAATCAATTATTCGAGCGCCTTTTTGTCGAAGGACAAGAAAACTTTTTAAAACGTCCGACACTGCTTGAAATGTACCGCGAATTTAATTTAACGCAAGATTGCGTCAATCACTGTAGCTGTGGAGCATCGTATATTTTGCAAACGAATTGTTGCCCATGGTGTGATACGCCAGCGCAGCAGTTAACATTTTTAAACTGCGTGAAAGAAAGCATTGTCAAAGACGCCATTTTAGAAAACGGTCGTTTAACTAAATCAAAAGAAGTAGCGCATCAAATTTTACTGCCGCTTAACATTTGGAAGCCGGTCTATCAGCATCATTTTAATCCGAATGTCGCGCAAGAGGACAATATAGCGCTTGGGACGATTCGGTTAGAGGTAGATAAAGTCGTTTTTATTAATCGACATAGCGATCAAAAGCCGTATCTAGTAGTAGACCGCATGACGAAGCAACGCAAAAAAATTGAGTTTAATGATGGGGTTGTTTTAAATGCTGGACAAACGATTTTAATTCAAAGTATGACGGAAAAACTGAACAATTACATACCAGAATTAGAGAGTGTCAAATTATTCAATTATGTCGAGCTTTCAGTAGAGGTGAAAAAATGA
- a CDS encoding DEAD/DEAH box helicase family protein — translation MKPQQLNLGKQLQYRAMLQQPLAPQYINTFVQLQVIAEQLYIRLDDSMLTLQITPYEAETLRESYQYLHERLLVRVDEVNGNEVYFTTFSFPKGLTITTENPLKLVVSSKFLSLCKSFNIPTTNVVEFLTDEFLIDDYAFAFSQQSLEEITLIGENYLITFKQNNQRILMTYDFKKRPKNIGANNIAVLRGAISFQEHLNDAQMKFELEKQYEKNVRDNEELLGLWRLYGELELSTTLEESEKLGFVSYHDKTEFYDIDGKRQVKFLTDKRPNAQFAETKLGFAWTLKEGDFMNSTFIGNKLTNIQKVSEFEYEFTIQVDNRDVTIPDVGYICGSIVGSKVMNDRRNKALEKILNGSSALPTLKYIIQSGEGSTEPVKLRKAITNDLLKKIFNDASKQFTSQQEASIGIGLNASDLVIIQGPPGTGKTTVIRSIVHRINEVHNGRVNILISSAQHDAVDNAIKNMEFCGLPANRIGGKMGDDELKRSRNIIKWLDNVQSTTENLMQQKDKQLTYKTTRDIYGTLQDLYMFEDDSKYTMQKLHELASLIKMLPDAHVDIIEKIEALISTLHQKEHVVTHDTQSELVSLLQAQRLTMASYLDDGAFKLGELMRYFKMEHPDFEMPKVWNGMRLAFEAAEVEVLLPDFKQSITKLLEQHQLENIVDEQPLAEKIQQLHELIVQSLTNKKKTIVNVLQQFQEDLNSPSNIKEIIEQYTKINASTCQQAVSKKSFGKMDGLIYDYVIIDEAARANPLDLLIPMSLGRKIILVGDHKQLPHILEPEIVKQLIEAKKDPEVEKLVKNSLFERLFDLLNKNKDAFGVRTTMLTEQYRMHPVIGTFVSDQFYDGKLKNGVTKAQRQTNVIRYDEKAIAWLNVDAEKGPEKGTSKESKYRPAEVERLQKELYHVLQHTTDETIGIITFYKRQLVEIEAMIKTFPEVDQLRIEVGTVDSFQGKEFDFVFLSTVRSNKRQEVGFVSNANRLNVAFSRAKRVLAVIGDRATICGDEEKPVIPAFAAFEQLCKKEGYYDQ, via the coding sequence ATGAAGCCACAACAATTAAATTTAGGCAAACAGCTACAATATCGAGCAATGTTACAGCAGCCGTTAGCACCTCAGTATATAAATACGTTTGTTCAATTACAAGTAATTGCTGAACAGCTCTATATACGCTTAGACGATAGCATGCTAACACTGCAAATAACGCCGTATGAAGCTGAAACGTTGCGTGAGAGCTATCAATATTTGCATGAGCGATTATTAGTGCGTGTCGATGAAGTAAATGGAAATGAAGTGTATTTCACTACGTTTAGTTTTCCAAAAGGGCTAACGATTACAACAGAAAATCCTTTAAAGCTTGTCGTATCGTCAAAGTTTTTATCACTTTGCAAGTCATTTAACATACCGACAACAAATGTAGTGGAATTTTTAACGGACGAATTTTTGATTGATGATTATGCTTTTGCATTCTCACAGCAATCATTAGAGGAAATAACGCTTATCGGTGAAAATTATTTAATTACATTTAAGCAAAATAACCAGCGTATTTTAATGACGTATGATTTCAAAAAACGACCAAAAAATATTGGCGCCAATAATATCGCGGTGCTACGCGGAGCAATATCATTCCAAGAGCATTTAAATGATGCGCAGATGAAATTTGAGCTTGAAAAGCAATATGAAAAAAACGTACGTGATAATGAAGAGCTTTTAGGATTATGGCGTTTGTACGGTGAGCTAGAATTATCAACGACACTTGAGGAAAGCGAAAAGCTTGGCTTTGTGTCCTATCACGATAAAACTGAGTTTTATGATATCGATGGAAAGCGTCAAGTAAAATTTTTAACAGATAAACGGCCAAATGCGCAATTTGCAGAAACGAAGTTAGGCTTTGCCTGGACGTTAAAAGAAGGGGACTTTATGAACTCGACTTTTATCGGCAATAAGCTAACAAATATTCAAAAGGTAAGTGAATTTGAGTATGAGTTTACTATTCAAGTAGACAACCGAGATGTGACCATTCCAGACGTTGGTTATATTTGCGGTAGTATCGTTGGTTCAAAAGTAATGAATGACCGTCGTAATAAAGCGTTAGAGAAAATTTTGAACGGCTCATCGGCATTACCAACGTTAAAATATATTATTCAAAGCGGTGAAGGTTCAACTGAGCCTGTTAAACTCCGAAAAGCGATAACGAATGATTTATTGAAAAAAATCTTTAATGACGCTTCTAAGCAATTCACCTCTCAGCAAGAGGCATCGATTGGCATTGGTTTAAATGCAAGCGATTTAGTCATAATTCAAGGTCCTCCCGGCACTGGTAAAACGACGGTCATTCGTTCTATTGTACACCGCATTAATGAGGTACATAACGGGCGCGTAAATATTTTAATTTCAAGTGCTCAGCATGATGCAGTAGATAATGCCATTAAAAATATGGAGTTTTGTGGTCTACCAGCAAACCGAATCGGCGGCAAAATGGGCGATGATGAGCTTAAACGATCACGCAACATTATTAAATGGTTAGACAATGTGCAATCAACGACTGAAAATTTAATGCAGCAAAAGGACAAGCAGCTTACGTATAAAACGACACGAGATATATACGGCACGCTACAAGACTTGTATATGTTTGAAGACGACTCAAAATATACGATGCAAAAATTGCATGAGCTAGCATCGCTTATTAAAATGCTACCGGATGCGCATGTAGACATTATAGAAAAAATCGAAGCACTCATTTCAACTTTACACCAAAAAGAGCATGTCGTTACACATGATACACAGTCAGAGCTTGTAAGCTTGCTTCAGGCACAGCGGCTAACGATGGCGAGTTATTTAGATGACGGTGCGTTTAAATTAGGCGAGTTAATGCGCTATTTCAAAATGGAGCATCCAGATTTTGAGATGCCAAAAGTATGGAACGGCATGCGACTAGCATTCGAAGCAGCAGAAGTGGAAGTGCTCTTACCAGACTTTAAACAATCGATTACCAAGCTTTTAGAGCAACATCAGTTAGAAAATATTGTTGACGAGCAACCGCTTGCTGAAAAAATTCAGCAGCTACATGAACTGATAGTACAGTCGTTAACTAACAAAAAGAAAACGATTGTCAATGTGTTACAGCAGTTCCAGGAGGATTTAAACAGTCCGTCAAATATTAAGGAAATAATTGAACAGTATACAAAAATTAATGCGTCAACTTGTCAGCAGGCGGTGTCGAAAAAATCATTCGGTAAAATGGATGGTCTTATTTACGATTACGTCATTATCGATGAAGCAGCGCGTGCAAATCCACTCGACTTACTCATTCCGATGAGCCTTGGTCGAAAAATTATTTTAGTAGGTGACCATAAGCAGCTGCCGCATATTTTAGAGCCAGAAATCGTCAAGCAGTTAATCGAAGCGAAAAAGGATCCTGAGGTGGAAAAGCTCGTAAAAAATTCATTGTTCGAACGCTTATTCGATTTATTAAACAAAAATAAAGATGCTTTTGGTGTCCGTACAACGATGCTAACAGAGCAATATCGAATGCATCCTGTCATCGGCACGTTTGTAAGCGACCAATTTTATGATGGCAAGCTGAAAAATGGTGTTACCAAAGCGCAGCGTCAAACGAATGTCATACGCTATGACGAAAAGGCGATTGCCTGGTTAAATGTGGACGCAGAAAAGGGACCGGAAAAAGGGACTAGTAAAGAAAGTAAATATCGTCCAGCAGAAGTAGAACGATTACAGAAGGAGCTGTACCATGTTTTACAACACACGACCGATGAAACAATCGGCATTATTACGTTTTATAAACGCCAATTAGTTGAAATTGAAGCAATGATTAAAACATTCCCGGAAGTTGATCAGCTACGCATTGAAGTGGGTACAGTCGATTCATTCCAGGGGAAAGAGTTTGATTTTGTCTTTTTATCAACAGTACGAAGCAATAAACGCCAAGAGGTTGGATTCGTATCCAATGCCAATCGTCTGAACGTTGCCTTTAGTCGTGCGAAACGTGTTTTAGCAGTCATTGGTGACCGTGCAACGATTTGCGGTGACGAGGAAAAGCCAGTTATTCCGGCTTTTGCAGCGTTTGAACAGCTATGTAAGAAAGAGGGCTATTATGATCAATAA